The following proteins are encoded in a genomic region of Arcobacter cloacae:
- a CDS encoding MalY/PatB family protein: MLNNINYNFDEEINRKNTNCAKYDGLKKYFGYEDLNPLWVADMDFKTPNFINDAIIKSAKNSIYGYSIDTPELYNSIINWQKNEHNWEIEQNDIFLINGVVPAYSACIEAFSEENDEVIVQTPIYPPLFKCVTANNRKVVVNELKKDENGYYTMDLEDLEKKITPKTKILALCSPHNPVGRVWSKEELEKLSHICIKHNIIIVSDEIHSDITFKKFTPLASISKEIANQTITLNSAGKTFNIAGLNTAYAISKNEEILKKFKKIAIKREIHSINFFGYIATKAAYENGSLYVKELKKYIMNNILFTKEYFKNNKINIDFFIPEATYLIWLDFSKNNLSHKEIKNILLTKSKLALNDGASFGDNGNMFFRLNTALSQKALEIALSQLLIFKKD, from the coding sequence ATGCTTAATAATATTAATTACAATTTTGATGAAGAAATAAATAGAAAAAATACAAATTGCGCAAAATATGATGGTTTAAAAAAATATTTTGGATATGAGGACTTAAATCCACTTTGGGTTGCTGATATGGATTTTAAAACTCCAAACTTTATAAATGATGCGATTATCAAATCAGCAAAAAACTCAATTTATGGTTATAGCATAGATACGCCTGAACTTTATAATTCAATAATCAACTGGCAAAAAAATGAACACAATTGGGAAATAGAACAAAATGATATTTTTTTAATAAATGGAGTAGTTCCAGCTTATAGTGCTTGTATTGAAGCTTTTAGTGAAGAAAATGATGAAGTAATCGTTCAAACTCCAATTTATCCACCACTTTTTAAATGTGTAACTGCAAATAATAGAAAAGTAGTTGTAAATGAACTAAAAAAAGATGAAAATGGCTATTACACGATGGATTTAGAAGATTTAGAAAAAAAAATCACACCAAAAACAAAAATCCTAGCTTTATGTTCACCTCACAATCCAGTTGGTCGTGTTTGGAGTAAAGAGGAGCTTGAAAAACTCTCACATATTTGTATCAAACACAATATCATAATAGTTTCAGATGAAATTCATAGTGATATTACTTTTAAAAAATTCACTCCACTTGCATCTATTTCAAAAGAGATTGCAAATCAAACTATTACATTAAACAGTGCTGGAAAAACTTTTAATATTGCTGGTTTAAATACGGCTTATGCAATAAGTAAAAATGAAGAAATTCTAAAAAAATTTAAAAAAATAGCAATTAAAAGAGAAATTCATTCTATTAATTTTTTTGGATATATTGCAACAAAAGCAGCTTACGAAAACGGCTCATTATATGTTAAAGAGTTAAAAAAATATATTATGAATAATATTTTATTTACAAAAGAGTATTTTAAAAATAATAAAATTAATATCGATTTTTTTATTCCTGAAGCTACTTATCTTATATGGTTAGATTTTTCAAAAAATAATCTATCACATAAAGAAATTAAAAATATCCTATTGACAAAATCAAAATTAGCTTTAAATGATGGTGCTTCTTTTGGTGACAATGGAAATATGTTTTTTAGATTAAATACAGCACTAAGTCAAAAAGCCCTAGAAATAGCACTTTCTCAATTATTAATTTTTAAAAAAGATTAA
- a CDS encoding menaquinone biosynthesis decarboxylase: MKEAIDLLKKHDLLKIIDEELDIYLEIPHVAYVEVKKEDSKAILFTNVVDRKNNKKFDIPVLMNVFCNEKAVELFIGDGDKIGREIESLLKMKPPTTFSEKLSTFGKLFALKNTIPKKLKGKGECQQVIKLGSEAKLTDLPILTTWEQDGGPFITMGQVYTTSLNGELKNLGMYRLQVYPDNTLGLHWQIHKDSNHFFHEYKKAGKKMPVSIGIGGDPMYIWCGQAPLPIGIFELMLYGFVKNKNAQLVKCITNDLYVPKDNDFVIEGFVDPSQIRIEGPFGDHTGYYTLEEEYPFMEVTAITSKKNPTYLATVVGKPPLEDKYMGHATERIFLPLLKTTAPDLIDYYMPENGVFHNLIMAKIKTLYPGHASQMMHAFWGVGQMSFVKHAIFVNEDAPDLTNHEEITKYILNRINIEDMLVSKGVVDALDHSSPKFAVGGKLGLDCTGDEIEELGITLLDDEVLLSKMQNISSDVKALKQYFLDTKNPIVVISVEKNRNQKYLFEELKPLFEHIKILIIVDSAKNDVNNPYMLVWRVCNNIDSNRDLFIDGHTMCLDATNKNSYDNFKRRWPDDVDCTKEVIDSLRQRKIIDVSDEFIQKFYL, encoded by the coding sequence ATGAAAGAAGCAATTGATTTATTAAAAAAACATGATTTACTAAAGATTATTGATGAAGAGTTAGATATTTATTTAGAAATTCCACATGTTGCATATGTTGAAGTAAAAAAAGAGGATTCAAAAGCAATTTTATTTACAAATGTAGTTGATAGAAAAAACAATAAAAAATTTGATATTCCAGTTTTAATGAATGTATTTTGTAATGAAAAAGCAGTTGAACTTTTTATTGGTGATGGGGATAAAATAGGTCGTGAGATAGAATCATTGTTAAAAATGAAACCACCTACAACTTTTAGTGAAAAACTTTCAACTTTTGGGAAACTTTTTGCACTTAAAAATACAATTCCTAAAAAACTAAAAGGAAAAGGTGAGTGTCAGCAAGTAATAAAACTTGGAAGTGAGGCAAAACTTACTGATTTACCAATACTTACAACTTGGGAACAAGATGGTGGTCCTTTTATTACTATGGGGCAAGTTTATACAACTAGCTTAAATGGAGAGTTAAAAAATCTTGGAATGTATAGACTTCAAGTTTATCCTGACAATACTTTAGGGCTTCATTGGCAAATTCATAAAGATTCAAATCACTTTTTCCATGAGTATAAAAAAGCTGGTAAAAAAATGCCTGTAAGTATTGGAATTGGTGGTGATCCTATGTATATTTGGTGTGGACAAGCTCCTTTACCAATAGGAATTTTTGAGCTTATGCTTTATGGTTTTGTAAAAAACAAAAATGCTCAACTTGTAAAATGTATCACAAATGATTTATATGTTCCAAAAGATAATGATTTTGTTATAGAAGGTTTTGTTGACCCTTCACAAATAAGAATTGAAGGACCTTTTGGAGACCATACAGGTTATTACACACTTGAAGAAGAGTACCCATTTATGGAAGTAACTGCAATAACAAGCAAAAAAAATCCAACATATCTTGCAACGGTTGTTGGAAAACCACCACTTGAAGATAAATATATGGGACATGCAACGGAGAGAATATTTTTACCACTTTTAAAAACAACTGCTCCTGATTTGATTGATTATTATATGCCTGAGAATGGGGTTTTTCATAATCTTATTATGGCAAAAATTAAAACTTTATACCCAGGTCATGCAAGTCAGATGATGCATGCATTTTGGGGAGTAGGGCAGATGAGTTTTGTTAAACACGCCATTTTTGTAAATGAAGATGCACCAGATTTAACAAACCATGAAGAGATTACAAAATATATTTTAAATAGAATAAATATTGAAGATATGCTTGTTTCAAAAGGTGTTGTTGATGCCCTTGATCATTCAAGTCCAAAATTTGCAGTTGGTGGAAAACTAGGGCTTGATTGTACTGGTGATGAAATAGAAGAGTTGGGAATCACGCTTTTAGATGATGAGGTATTATTGTCTAAAATGCAAAATATTTCAAGTGATGTAAAAGCTTTAAAACAATATTTCCTTGATACAAAAAATCCAATAGTAGTGATAAGTGTAGAAAAAAATAGAAATCAAAAATATCTATTTGAAGAGTTAAAACCACTGTTTGAACATATCAAAATTTTGATTATTGTAGATAGTGCTAAAAATGATGTAAATAATCCATATATGCTTGTTTGGAGAGTTTGTAATAATATCGATTCTAATAGAGATTTATTTATAGATGGACATACAATGTGTTTAGATGCAACAAATAAAAATTCATATGATAATTTCAAACGAAGATGGCCTGATGATGTTGATTGTACAAAAGAGGTTATAGATTCTTTAAGACAGAGAAAAATTATTGATGTAAGTGATGAGTTTATACAAAAATTCTATTTATAA
- a CDS encoding threonine/serine exporter family protein, whose product MSDLIIKMLIESLFASIASVGFAMVFNVPKHTLIYCAFGGAITYIARTLFLHLGLGIEISTFLASTIIGIIALYWSRKYLIPRPVYTVASIIPMIPGTFAFAAMISLVDMNSHGVTLELIESFIENGLKAVSILGAISFGLALPSLYFMRLNRPVI is encoded by the coding sequence ATGAGTGATTTAATAATAAAAATGCTCATAGAATCCTTATTTGCTAGTATCGCTTCAGTTGGGTTTGCTATGGTTTTTAATGTTCCAAAACATACTTTAATTTATTGTGCATTTGGTGGAGCAATTACTTATATTGCAAGAACTTTATTTTTACATTTAGGTTTAGGAATTGAAATCTCAACTTTTTTGGCTTCAACAATTATTGGAATTATTGCACTTTATTGGTCAAGAAAATACTTAATTCCAAGACCTGTTTATACAGTTGCATCTATTATTCCCATGATTCCTGGAACTTTTGCATTTGCAGCGATGATAAGTTTAGTTGATATGAATAGCCATGGAGTAACACTTGAATTAATAGAATCTTTTATTGAAAATGGATTAAAAGCTGTCTCTATTTTGGGAGCTATAAGTTTTGGTCTTGCTTTACCATCACTTTATTTTATGAGATTAAATCGTCCAGTTATTTAA
- a CDS encoding threonine/serine exporter family protein, translating to MNNLTYQDQTIITRGIIKAAVLMSEFGAESILIEQTAQRLGRALGVDSVEISLIPSAIVLTTLHNNQSVTTTRRVHHKPINMSIVCEIQKIVIDIEKYDHDVKYLDEILKNLNPNYYNRWLVVFMVGIACASFAYLQGSDWSAFFITFIASATAMFVRQELAKKRFVLIITFGITAFVATLIASISQLNGISSTPNIALASSVLLLAPGFSFVNSFLDALKGYLMMGWGRWMEGILLTIATSMGIIIAMAILNIKGW from the coding sequence ATGAACAATTTAACCTATCAAGACCAAACAATTATCACAAGAGGAATTATAAAAGCTGCTGTTTTGATGTCAGAATTTGGAGCTGAATCTATTTTGATTGAACAAACAGCTCAAAGATTAGGACGAGCTTTAGGAGTAGATTCAGTTGAAATTTCACTGATTCCATCTGCTATTGTTTTAACAACTTTACACAATAATCAATCAGTTACAACAACAAGAAGAGTTCATCATAAACCAATAAATATGTCAATTGTTTGTGAAATTCAAAAAATAGTTATTGATATAGAAAAATATGACCATGATGTAAAATATTTAGATGAAATCTTAAAAAATTTAAATCCAAACTATTATAATAGATGGCTTGTTGTTTTTATGGTTGGAATAGCATGTGCCTCTTTTGCATATTTACAAGGGAGTGATTGGAGTGCATTTTTTATAACATTCATTGCATCTGCAACTGCTATGTTTGTTAGACAAGAATTAGCCAAAAAAAGATTTGTTTTGATTATTACTTTTGGAATTACAGCTTTTGTAGCAACATTAATTGCTAGTATTTCTCAGTTAAATGGTATTAGTTCAACACCAAATATTGCTCTAGCTTCAAGTGTTTTATTATTAGCTCCTGGATTTTCATTTGTAAACTCATTTTTAGATGCTTTAAAAGGTTATTTAATGATGGGTTGGGGACGTTGGATGGAGGGAATTTTACTTACAATTGCCACCTCAATGGGAATAATTATAGCTATGGCTATTTTAAATATAAAAGGTTGGTAG
- a CDS encoding type III pantothenate kinase, with the protein MIGVLELILCDIGNTTFHFLIKGKHKKYFLDEKVPKFEDEIYFVSVNEKASKKLLKKNPHAKNINKFLNFQTTYQGLGIDRAIACSFQDNCVIVDAGSAITVDVIENGQHQGGFILLGLQRFKKSYPKISKKLKFDFEKNINLDKIPLCTKDAIQYAMLKSIILPIKEVSLNKNIIFTGGDGEFLSKYFENSVYKKDLIFENMKRIIDANNCIA; encoded by the coding sequence ATGATTGGAGTGTTAGAGTTGATTTTATGTGATATTGGAAATACAACTTTTCATTTTTTGATAAAAGGAAAACATAAAAAGTATTTTTTAGATGAGAAAGTCCCAAAATTTGAAGATGAAATATATTTTGTATCTGTAAATGAAAAAGCAAGTAAAAAACTACTCAAAAAAAATCCCCATGCAAAAAATATAAATAAATTTCTAAATTTTCAAACGACCTATCAAGGACTAGGAATTGATAGGGCGATTGCTTGTAGTTTTCAAGATAATTGTGTGATAGTTGATGCAGGAAGTGCAATAACTGTTGATGTTATAGAAAATGGTCAACATCAGGGAGGATTTATACTTTTAGGATTACAAAGATTTAAAAAAAGTTATCCAAAAATATCAAAAAAATTAAAGTTTGATTTTGAAAAAAATATAAATTTAGATAAAATACCGCTTTGCACGAAAGATGCTATACAATATGCTATGCTAAAATCTATCATTTTACCAATCAAAGAAGTAAGTTTGAATAAAAATATAATATTTACTGGCGGTGATGGAGAGTTTTTAAGTAAATATTTTGAAAATAGTGTATATAAAAAAGATTTAATATTTGAGAATATGAAAAGGATAATTGATGCTAACAATTGCATTGCCTAA
- the hisG gene encoding ATP phosphoribosyltransferase has translation MLTIALPKGRIAEETLDKFEKAFGEKFIFEDRKLILQKAGFRFLNVRNQDVPTYVMHGAADLGVVGLDVLEEKEYDLIKLLDLELGRCKVAFGLRAGEKLNFNKSKITIATKHEKIAKKYFEEKAMAVEIIKLYGSIELAPLVGLCDCIVDIVETGETMKQNGLEVGPTIMESSAHLIANKNSFYAKKDLILDLREKIEAHL, from the coding sequence ATGCTAACAATTGCATTGCCTAAGGGAAGAATAGCAGAAGAGACACTTGATAAATTTGAAAAAGCTTTTGGTGAAAAGTTTATTTTTGAAGATAGAAAATTAATACTACAAAAAGCTGGATTTAGATTTTTAAATGTAAGAAATCAAGATGTACCAACTTATGTAATGCACGGAGCTGCTGATTTAGGTGTTGTTGGACTTGATGTATTAGAGGAAAAAGAATACGATTTAATAAAGCTTTTAGATTTAGAACTAGGACGTTGCAAAGTTGCTTTTGGTTTAAGAGCAGGTGAAAAACTAAATTTTAATAAAAGTAAAATCACAATTGCTACAAAACATGAAAAAATAGCTAAAAAATATTTTGAAGAAAAAGCAATGGCTGTTGAAATTATCAAACTTTATGGTTCTATTGAATTAGCACCTTTGGTTGGTCTTTGTGATTGTATTGTTGATATTGTTGAAACTGGTGAAACAATGAAACAAAATGGGCTTGAAGTAGGACCTACAATTATGGAAAGTAGTGCACATCTAATAGCTAATAAAAACTCTTTTTATGCTAAAAAAGATTTGATATTAGATTTAAGAGAAAAAATAGAAGCGCATTTATAA
- a CDS encoding class I SAM-dependent DNA methyltransferase, which yields MGLDLYAKIEPYLDFEEEVYILHKEFLRFVMTNDLNNIIDIGCGQGYFLENLRINKKKYFGIDLSAEQIKVCEAKGLNAKAIPLSDVKEKFDCATAIFDVLNYIPKNDLKQFIKETNLVLNQGTYFIFDVNSYFGFEEIAQGCITIDIEDKFIAIDANFEDEKLQTDITLFEKQENGMFSKEQDSIIQEYHSKDFLTKLLKECGFEIVEIKEFNLHTDEHADKLIFICKKIA from the coding sequence ATGGGATTAGATTTATACGCAAAAATAGAACCTTATTTAGATTTTGAGGAAGAGGTTTATATTTTACACAAAGAGTTTTTACGATTTGTTATGACAAATGATTTAAATAATATTATTGATATTGGATGTGGTCAAGGGTATTTTTTAGAAAATTTAAGAATAAATAAGAAAAAATATTTTGGAATTGATTTAAGTGCTGAACAAATAAAAGTTTGCGAAGCAAAAGGTTTAAATGCTAAAGCAATTCCTTTAAGTGATGTAAAAGAGAAGTTCGATTGTGCAACAGCTATATTTGATGTCTTAAATTATATTCCTAAAAATGACCTAAAACAGTTTATCAAAGAGACAAATCTTGTTTTAAATCAAGGTACTTATTTTATTTTTGATGTAAACTCTTATTTTGGTTTTGAGGAGATTGCTCAAGGGTGTATTACTATTGATATTGAAGATAAATTTATAGCAATAGATGCAAATTTTGAAGATGAAAAATTACAAACAGATATTACACTTTTTGAAAAACAAGAAAATGGAATGTTTTCAAAAGAACAAGATTCAATAATCCAAGAATATCACTCGAAAGATTTTTTAACAAAACTTTTAAAAGAGTGTGGTTTTGAAATAGTAGAGATAAAAGAGTTTAATTTACATACAGACGAACACGCTGATAAACTTATTTTTATCTGTAAAAAAATAGCCTAA
- a CDS encoding FmdE family protein yields MTYPQFFNKIPTIKLQDDLAFFLGAFENGLIEFSYLDVVKSAGHSCPTVLGAYLMTLKGLETLYKNEIPKRGEIIVEFKEAQNIGVAGVIGNVIMNITGATTTNGFKGLAGKYDRNHLMKFEQDINGANVRFTRVDTQESVDVFYNPNEIKAHEDMNFLMQKCIQENATSEEKKEFSKLWQKRVEDISNSIDSVIKVITDI; encoded by the coding sequence ATGACTTACCCACAATTTTTTAATAAAATCCCAACAATAAAATTACAAGATGATTTAGCCTTTTTTTTAGGTGCTTTTGAAAATGGTTTAATAGAATTTTCATATTTAGATGTTGTAAAAAGTGCAGGGCATAGCTGTCCTACAGTTTTAGGAGCTTATCTTATGACACTAAAAGGTTTAGAAACTTTATATAAAAATGAAATTCCTAAACGAGGTGAAATAATAGTTGAGTTTAAAGAAGCTCAAAATATTGGAGTTGCTGGAGTTATAGGAAATGTGATTATGAATATTACAGGTGCAACTACAACAAATGGATTTAAAGGACTTGCTGGAAAATATGATAGAAATCATTTGATGAAATTTGAACAAGATATAAATGGTGCAAATGTGAGATTTACAAGAGTTGATACTCAAGAATCAGTAGATGTTTTTTATAATCCAAATGAGATAAAAGCCCATGAAGATATGAATTTTTTAATGCAGAAATGTATTCAAGAAAATGCTACAAGTGAAGAAAAAAAAGAGTTTTCTAAACTTTGGCAAAAAAGAGTTGAAGATATTTCAAATAGTATTGATAGTGTAATTAAGGTTATAACTGATATTTAA
- a CDS encoding diguanylate cyclase — MLPTIEDIAVKTIVSVDINVALKEAIKIMASSNHRNLVVIEKISSSQTNFYLLTINDLIEYKLGNINENILLKELNLTKAKTLKKDINILSVLNEVDSTDKYMVIVENNKLIGILSYTDIINNIDPKILMKKQTIATLILQYKATTTYENTSTIQAIRLMKDNNSDSIIMIDDEHKAIGIFTTKDFITLINKNSDLSKPISNYMTKPVYTLNEHSTISEAIDFIRDKHFKRIVVTNDLDEITGILTQKELLRIIYNKWIDFIKEEGNRISKMNEELLTKANKLEEKASFDFLTKLYNRSKFNSFLDYEISKANRYKEQYLSVLLVDIDYFKNVNDTYGHLVGDNILQEVSKILTICSRDTDIVARWGGEEFILMLPQTDIEQAYLVAQKLRATVEKHKFDEVKHITCSIGVAQFHKNETKETLFKRVDDALYKAKKAGRNRVELEDITD; from the coding sequence ATGTTACCTACAATTGAAGATATTGCAGTAAAAACTATCGTTTCAGTGGATATAAATGTTGCGTTAAAAGAGGCTATAAAAATTATGGCCTCTTCAAATCATAGAAATTTAGTTGTTATTGAAAAAATTTCTTCTAGTCAAACAAATTTTTATTTATTAACTATAAATGATTTAATAGAGTATAAACTTGGAAATATTAATGAAAATATTTTATTAAAAGAACTTAATCTTACAAAAGCAAAAACTTTAAAAAAAGATATAAATATTCTAAGTGTTTTAAATGAAGTTGATTCTACAGATAAATATATGGTAATAGTTGAAAATAATAAACTAATTGGTATATTATCATATACAGATATTATAAATAATATTGATCCTAAAATATTGATGAAAAAACAGACTATTGCCACTTTGATTTTACAATACAAAGCTACAACAACCTATGAAAATACCTCAACAATTCAAGCAATTAGATTGATGAAAGATAATAATAGTGACTCTATTATTATGATTGATGATGAACACAAAGCTATTGGAATATTTACAACTAAAGATTTTATAACTTTAATAAACAAAAACTCAGATTTATCAAAACCTATAAGTAATTATATGACTAAACCTGTTTATACATTAAATGAACACTCTACTATTTCTGAGGCAATTGACTTTATAAGGGATAAACACTTTAAAAGAATAGTTGTTACAAATGATTTGGATGAAATTACGGGTATTTTAACGCAAAAAGAACTATTAAGAATTATCTATAATAAATGGATAGATTTTATAAAAGAAGAGGGAAATAGAATCTCGAAAATGAATGAAGAGCTATTAACAAAAGCTAATAAACTAGAAGAGAAAGCCTCTTTTGATTTTCTTACAAAACTTTATAATAGAAGTAAATTTAACTCTTTTTTAGATTATGAAATTTCAAAAGCAAACAGATATAAAGAGCAGTATCTTTCAGTTCTTCTTGTAGATATTGATTATTTTAAAAATGTAAATGATACTTACGGTCATTTAGTTGGAGATAATATCTTACAAGAAGTTAGTAAAATATTAACTATTTGTTCAAGAGATACTGATATTGTAGCACGTTGGGGCGGAGAAGAGTTTATTTTAATGCTTCCTCAAACAGATATAGAACAAGCTTATTTAGTAGCTCAAAAATTAAGAGCAACTGTAGAAAAACATAAATTTGATGAAGTAAAACATATAACTTGTTCTATTGGTGTTGCTCAATTTCATAAAAATGAAACAAAAGAGACTCTTTTTAAAAGAGTAGATGATGCTTTATATAAGGCTAAAAAAGCAGGAAGAAATAGAGTTGAATTAGAAGATATAACTGATTAA
- the trpS gene encoding tryptophan--tRNA ligase, with product MRILSGIQPSGTIHIGNYFGMIKKMIESQDNGELFAFLASYHALTSVKDKEALEKNTYEAAINFLALGMDPEKSTFWVQHDVKEVLELYWILSNHTSMGLLERAHSYKDKTARGIVAGHGLFSYPVLMAADILLFDSNIVPVGKDQIQHVEMTRDIATSFNHAYGKEIFILPEAKVDEVVATVPGTDGAKMSKSYNNTIDMFTSAKQRKKQVMGIVTDSKELDEPKEWENCNIYTLCKLFMNENELKDLQKRYATPGEGYGHFKMTLLEKINEYFAPYEEKREYYLNNKKEVREILELGANKARKIASAKIEIIRDAIGLI from the coding sequence TTGAGAATTTTATCAGGTATTCAACCATCAGGAACAATACACATAGGAAACTACTTTGGTATGATAAAAAAAATGATAGAGTCACAAGATAATGGTGAACTTTTTGCATTTTTAGCATCATACCATGCACTAACTTCTGTAAAAGATAAAGAGGCTTTAGAAAAAAATACTTATGAAGCTGCAATTAACTTTTTAGCACTTGGAATGGATCCAGAAAAGTCAACTTTTTGGGTTCAACACGATGTAAAAGAGGTTCTTGAGTTATATTGGATACTATCAAATCACACTTCAATGGGATTACTAGAGCGAGCACACTCATATAAAGATAAAACTGCACGTGGTATTGTAGCAGGGCATGGATTATTTTCATATCCTGTCTTAATGGCTGCTGATATTTTACTTTTTGATTCAAATATTGTACCTGTTGGAAAAGACCAAATTCAACACGTTGAAATGACAAGAGACATAGCAACTTCTTTTAATCATGCTTATGGAAAAGAGATTTTTATTTTACCAGAAGCAAAAGTTGATGAAGTAGTAGCAACAGTTCCTGGAACTGATGGAGCTAAAATGTCAAAATCATATAACAACACTATTGATATGTTCACAAGTGCAAAACAGCGAAAAAAACAAGTTATGGGAATAGTAACTGACTCAAAAGAACTAGATGAACCAAAAGAGTGGGAAAATTGTAATATCTATACTTTATGTAAGTTATTTATGAATGAAAATGAATTAAAAGATTTACAAAAAAGATATGCAACACCAGGTGAAGGATATGGGCATTTTAAGATGACACTTCTTGAAAAAATAAATGAATATTTCGCTCCATATGAAGAGAAAAGAGAATATTATTTAAATAACAAAAAAGAAGTTAGAGAAATACTTGAACTAGGTGCAAATAAAGCAAGAAAAATTGCATCAGCTAAAATAGAAATTATAAGAGATGCTATAGGATTGATATAA